The Cydia amplana chromosome 11, ilCydAmpl1.1, whole genome shotgun sequence genome includes a region encoding these proteins:
- the LOC134652170 gene encoding putative odorant receptor 92a, whose translation MSLLFDESLKSIQFLFKYVGIYLDRTILNTAEHLIKFRSLYIINFLWLNTDVIGEILWLIQGALHGKSLIELTYIAPCTTICMLANIKSLSLLLNQDKVKQLFKQLRNMENINIGDEEVKKKMVAEGKKYLRAVIKALSVINAVTLILFSVSPILFMGLEYKKSGQVELVLPFLIVYPFNSYDIKYWPFVYMHQVWSAYLVVTQVAGTDCLFYTCCTSICTQFRLLQNDIETIIPERNFDENVFREKFKKLAVRHEGIMQSVIQLESIYAKSTLFNFVTSSFLICLTGFNVTALGDIGFMLSFLSFLLMSLMQIYLLCFYGDMIMTSSMEVSNAVYNSKWYTVNAKAAKHLYVVQMRARKPSKLTAFSYADVNLKSFTKILSTAWSYFALLKTMESPTRA comes from the exons ATGTCTTTACTTTTCGATGAGTCTTTGAAATCAATTCAGTTTCTCTTTAAATATGTTGGGATATATTTGGATCGTACAATTCTGAATACCGCCGAGCATCTAATAAAATTTCGATCGTTGTACATAATAAACTTCCTTTGGCTGAACACGGATGTTATCGGCGAAATATTATGGTTAATACAGGGCGCTCTTCACGGAAAAAGTCTAATCGAATTGACTTATATTGCACCATGTACAACTATATGTATGCTTGCTAACATTAAATCCCTCTCTCTGCTTCTTAATCAAGATAAAGTAAAGCAATTATTCAAACAACTTCGGAACATGGAGAATATTAATATTGGCGATGAAGAAGTTAAGAAGAAAATGGTTGCTGAAGGAAAAAAGTATCTAAGGGCTGTCATAAAGGCGTTGAGTGTAATCAACGCTGTAACACTGATATTGTTTAGTGTGAGCCCGATCCTGTTCATGGGATTAGAATATAAGAAATCGGGACAGGTTGAGCTGGTGCTGCCTTTCCTGATTGTTTATCCGTTTAATTCTTATGACATCAAATACTGGCCGTTTGTATACATGCATCAAGTTTGGTCTG CATACTTAGTGGTGACCCAAGTCGCTGGAACCGACTGCCTCTTCTATACATGCTGCACTAGCATCTGCACGCAGTTTCGCTTGCTGCAAAACGACATTGAAACTATTATTCCTGAACGTAATTTTGACGAAAATGTTTTTCGGGAAAAGTTTAAGAAGCTAGCGGTTCGTCATGAGGGCATCATGCA GTCAGTCATTCAATTGGAAAGCATCTATGCAAAGTCGACGTTATTCAATTTCGTGACAAGTTCATTCTTGATTTGTCTGACGGGATTTAACGTCACG gctCTGGGCGACATAGGTTTCATGCTGTCCTTCCTCTCATTTTTGCTGATGAGTCTGATGCAGATTTATCTTCTCTGTTTTTACGGAGACATGATTATGACATCG AGCATGGAAGTAAGTAACGCGGTGTATAATTCCAAATGGTATACAGTGAATGCAAAAGCCGCAAAGCACCTGTACGTGGTTCAAATGAG GGCACGGAAGCCCTCCAAGTTGACGGCGTTCAGTTACGCCGACGTCAACCTGAAGTCTTTCACAAAG ATATTGAGCACGGCTTGGTCATACTTCGCTCTTCTGAAAACTATGGAGAGCCCGACACGAGCATAA